A region from the Manihot esculenta cultivar AM560-2 chromosome 13, M.esculenta_v8, whole genome shotgun sequence genome encodes:
- the LOC110629118 gene encoding AP2-like ethylene-responsive transcription factor AIL6 isoform X1, which produces MAPATNWLSFSLSPMEMLRSSESQFISYEGSSTASPHYLIDNFYNNGWGSTKQEAQEATTMAETSILTSFMNPETHHQQAPKLEDFLGDSSSFVRYSDNSQTETQDSSLTHIYDQGSAAYFSDQQDLKAIAGFQAFSTNSGSEVDDSASIARTQLGGVELLGHSVESTGNELGFSSCNGADNALSLAVNNQSSTEKAIVPAESDCTKKIADTFGQRTSIYRGVTRHRWTGRYEAHLWDNSCRREGQARKGRQVYLGGYDKEEKAARAYDLAALKYWGPTATTNFPVTHYTKELEEMKYVSKQEFIASLRRKSSGFSRGASIYRGVTRHHQQGRWQARIGRVAGNKDLYLGTFATEEEAAEAYDIAAIKFRGMNAVTNFEMNRYDVEAIMKSALPIGGAAKRLKLSLESEQKPMLNLEQQPQSSSNNISFGSNPMPTVSAIPCGIPFENTTALYHHNLFHHLQSANNYGGTDSSGSTSSMASPMTLLPPQTAAAEFFIWPHQSY; this is translated from the exons ATGGCACCAGCTACCAACTGGCTTTCGTTTTCACTATCTCCAATGGAAATGTTGAGGTCATCTGAATCTCAGTTCATATCTTATGAGGGCTCCTCCACTGCCTCTCCTCACTATTTGATTGATAACTTTTATAATAACG GCTGGGGAAGTACCAAGCAGGAAGCTCAAGAAGCAACAACAATGGCAGAAACCTCGATTCTCACAAGCTTTATGAACCCAGAAACCCACCATCAACAAGCACCAAAACTCGAGGACTTTCTTGGGGATTCATCATCATTTGTTCGATACTCGGATAATAGCCAAACGGAGACCCAAGACTCATCTCTTACTCACATCTATGACCAGGGTTCTGCTGCTTACTTCAGCGaccagcaagatctcaaggcgATTGCTGGGTTCCAAGCCTTCTCAACAAACTCCGGGTCGGAGGTTGATGACTCTGCCTCGATAGCCAGAACTCAGCTTGGCGGCGTTGAGTTATTGGGTCACTCGGTTGAATCAACCGGAAACGAACTGGGGTTCTCCAGTTGCAACGGTGCAGATAACGCGTTGTCACTTGCGGTTAATAATCAGAGTTCCACAGAGAAGGCTATTGTTCCAGCTGAATCTGATTGCACTAAAAAGATTGCTGATACTTTTGGCCAGCGAACTTCAATTTACAGAGGAGTCACTAG GCACAGATGGACAGGTAGATATGAGGCGCATCTGTGGGATAACAGCTGTAGGAGAGAGGGCCAGGCCAGAAAAGGGCGTCAAG TATACTTGG GTGGATATGATAAGGAAGAAAAGGCAGCTAGGGCTTATGATTTGGCTGCTCTGAAATACTGGGGTCCCACTGCAACCACCAACTTCCct GTTACACACTATACCAAAGAACTAGAGGAGATGAAATATGTCTCGAAACAAGAATTCATTGCCTCTCTGAGGAG GAAGAGTAGTGGGTTCTCAAGGGGAGCCTCTATATACAGAGGAGTAACAAG GCATCATCAACAGGGTCGTTGGCAAGCGAGAATAGGTCGTGTTGCTGGAAACAAAGACCTATACCTTGGGACATTTG CCACTGAAGAGGAAGCAGCTGAGGCATATGATATTGCAGCCATAAAGTTTCGGGGTATGAATGCAGTGACAAATTTTGAGATGAACCGATATGATGTGGAAGCTATCATGAAGAGTGCTCTACCTATTGGTGGGGCAGCGAAGCGGTTGAAGCTCTCGCTTGAATCCGAGCAGAAACCAATGCTGAACCTTGAGCAGCAGCCTCAGAGTAGCAGCAATAATATCAGTTTTGGTTCAAATCCAATGCCAACTGTGTCTGCTATCCCTTGTGGCATCCCCTTCGAAAACACAACAGCACTCTATCATCACAATCTCTTCCACCACCTTCAATCTGCTAACAACTATGGTGGGACTGATTCTTCTGGCTCCACCTCATCGATGGCCAGTCCGATGACTTTATTGCCACCGCAAACAGCTGCAGCTGAGTTTTTTATATGGCCTCATCAATCCTATTGA
- the LOC110629118 gene encoding AP2-like ethylene-responsive transcription factor AIL6 isoform X2: protein MAETSILTSFMNPETHHQQAPKLEDFLGDSSSFVRYSDNSQTETQDSSLTHIYDQGSAAYFSDQQDLKAIAGFQAFSTNSGSEVDDSASIARTQLGGVELLGHSVESTGNELGFSSCNGADNALSLAVNNQSSTEKAIVPAESDCTKKIADTFGQRTSIYRGVTRHRWTGRYEAHLWDNSCRREGQARKGRQVYLGGYDKEEKAARAYDLAALKYWGPTATTNFPVTHYTKELEEMKYVSKQEFIASLRRKSSGFSRGASIYRGVTRHHQQGRWQARIGRVAGNKDLYLGTFATEEEAAEAYDIAAIKFRGMNAVTNFEMNRYDVEAIMKSALPIGGAAKRLKLSLESEQKPMLNLEQQPQSSSNNISFGSNPMPTVSAIPCGIPFENTTALYHHNLFHHLQSANNYGGTDSSGSTSSMASPMTLLPPQTAAAEFFIWPHQSY, encoded by the exons ATGGCAGAAACCTCGATTCTCACAAGCTTTATGAACCCAGAAACCCACCATCAACAAGCACCAAAACTCGAGGACTTTCTTGGGGATTCATCATCATTTGTTCGATACTCGGATAATAGCCAAACGGAGACCCAAGACTCATCTCTTACTCACATCTATGACCAGGGTTCTGCTGCTTACTTCAGCGaccagcaagatctcaaggcgATTGCTGGGTTCCAAGCCTTCTCAACAAACTCCGGGTCGGAGGTTGATGACTCTGCCTCGATAGCCAGAACTCAGCTTGGCGGCGTTGAGTTATTGGGTCACTCGGTTGAATCAACCGGAAACGAACTGGGGTTCTCCAGTTGCAACGGTGCAGATAACGCGTTGTCACTTGCGGTTAATAATCAGAGTTCCACAGAGAAGGCTATTGTTCCAGCTGAATCTGATTGCACTAAAAAGATTGCTGATACTTTTGGCCAGCGAACTTCAATTTACAGAGGAGTCACTAG GCACAGATGGACAGGTAGATATGAGGCGCATCTGTGGGATAACAGCTGTAGGAGAGAGGGCCAGGCCAGAAAAGGGCGTCAAG TATACTTGG GTGGATATGATAAGGAAGAAAAGGCAGCTAGGGCTTATGATTTGGCTGCTCTGAAATACTGGGGTCCCACTGCAACCACCAACTTCCct GTTACACACTATACCAAAGAACTAGAGGAGATGAAATATGTCTCGAAACAAGAATTCATTGCCTCTCTGAGGAG GAAGAGTAGTGGGTTCTCAAGGGGAGCCTCTATATACAGAGGAGTAACAAG GCATCATCAACAGGGTCGTTGGCAAGCGAGAATAGGTCGTGTTGCTGGAAACAAAGACCTATACCTTGGGACATTTG CCACTGAAGAGGAAGCAGCTGAGGCATATGATATTGCAGCCATAAAGTTTCGGGGTATGAATGCAGTGACAAATTTTGAGATGAACCGATATGATGTGGAAGCTATCATGAAGAGTGCTCTACCTATTGGTGGGGCAGCGAAGCGGTTGAAGCTCTCGCTTGAATCCGAGCAGAAACCAATGCTGAACCTTGAGCAGCAGCCTCAGAGTAGCAGCAATAATATCAGTTTTGGTTCAAATCCAATGCCAACTGTGTCTGCTATCCCTTGTGGCATCCCCTTCGAAAACACAACAGCACTCTATCATCACAATCTCTTCCACCACCTTCAATCTGCTAACAACTATGGTGGGACTGATTCTTCTGGCTCCACCTCATCGATGGCCAGTCCGATGACTTTATTGCCACCGCAAACAGCTGCAGCTGAGTTTTTTATATGGCCTCATCAATCCTATTGA